A genomic window from Sulfurospirillum diekertiae includes:
- a CDS encoding SDR family NAD(P)-dependent oxidoreductase: protein MQKTALVTGGNKGIGLEVTKAFLALGYDVIVLARDFKNFELSTHPKIKTIAFDLVKVDAIPALIASLPAIDILINNAGIMYAIPYANYKNDQINTMLKINLEAPVKLIEEVAKTMLEKGGRIVNNTSIAGQIGHPDIWYGITKAGLINATKSFSKIFEGKIIINAVAPSPVTTDMLNTIPQARQEAFLKSVISKRFAMPEEIAKTIVWLATESPEYINGTVIDINNGSFPR, encoded by the coding sequence CTTTTTTGGCGTTGGGCTACGATGTTATTGTCCTCGCGCGTGACTTTAAAAATTTTGAGCTATCAACACATCCAAAAATTAAAACCATCGCGTTTGATTTAGTGAAAGTCGATGCCATTCCTGCGCTGATTGCCTCACTTCCAGCAATTGATATTCTTATTAACAACGCTGGCATTATGTACGCGATTCCTTATGCAAACTACAAAAACGATCAAATTAACACCATGCTTAAAATCAACCTTGAAGCACCCGTGAAGCTCATTGAAGAGGTCGCCAAAACGATGCTTGAAAAAGGTGGTCGTATTGTCAACAATACCTCGATTGCGGGACAAATTGGGCATCCTGATATTTGGTATGGTATCACAAAAGCAGGATTGATCAATGCCACCAAAAGCTTTTCAAAAATCTTTGAAGGCAAAATCATCATCAACGCCGTTGCCCCAAGCCCCGTTACAACAGATATGCTAAACACCATTCCTCAAGCACGCCAAGAAGCCTTTTTAAAATCCGTCATTTCCAAACGATTTGCCATGCCTGAAGAGATCGCCAAAACCATTGTTTGGCTCGCTACGGAGTCGCCAGAATACATCAATGGCACGGTCATTGACATTAACAACGGATCGTTTCCACGTTAA